TCAGCCGAATTTAGTTTGGCCGAAGTGCCACCTAAGAATCCGGAGCGTGTGATAGCTGTCGGCAATATTCTGGATAGGGGCGTAGATACCGGCAACTTGTACAACGTCGATGTGGACGCACTTCAAAAACACACAATTGTCTGCGGAGTAACAGGGGGCGGTAAAACAAACACTTGTTTCTATTTGCTCAACCAGTTGTGGCGATACAAAGTCCCCTTCATGGTTATCGAGCCTGCCAAATCTGAGTACCGGCACATGATGCTCATGTCGGAAACATTCAAGGGTGTTGGTCAAGCGTTCTCCCTGGGTGACGAAACTGTATCTCCTTTCAGACTGAACCCGTTTGAAATCATGAAAGGCGTCAAAGTACAGACACACTTAGACGCCTTGAAGTCGGTATTCAACGCCAGTTTTGAAATGTACGCACCTATGCCTCAGGTTTTAGAAAAAGCCTTGAACGCAATTTACAACGTGCGCGGCTGGGACCTGGTGCAGAACTGCAACAGGCGCCTACCCCCGGGTGTAAATCCTGGTGATCCTGATTGCCCGCCGGAAATTTATCCGACGATGAAGGATCTTTTTGAAATCATCGATCCTATTACTGAAAGCTTCGGCTATTCGGAAAGAATTGGTCCTGACGTACAGGCCGCCTTGAAAGCTCGTATTGGTTCTCTACTCATCGGCGGTAAAGGACAGATGCTCAATACCAGGCGTTCAATTCCGCCAGAAATTCTCTTCGGTCGCCCCACTGTCGTTGAATTGAAGATGGTTTCAGAAGATAGCGAAAAATCATTCCTCATGGGTATGCTACTCGTCTTTTTATACGAATATCGCGAATCATTAGGACCACACGACAATCTGCAACACGTAATGCTTGTAGAAGAGGCTCACCGCCTGTTGAAAAACATTCCAACAGGTCAAAGCTCGGAGTCCGCCAACCCAGCCGGTAAAGCCGTTGAATTCTTCACCAACATGTTGGCTGAAATTCGTTCGTATGGACAAGGCTTTATCATTGCCGACCAAATTCCAAATAAACTCGCTCCGGAAGCGTTGAAAAACACAAACTTGAAAATCATGCACCGCATCGTGGCAACAGACGACCGCGACTCCATGGGCGGCGCCATGAATTTGGACGATATTCAAAAGCGTCACGTCACAGCTTTAGGAACAGGACGAGCAATTGTCTATGCCGAGCGCATGGAGCAGCCTTATCACTTAGCGATCATGTACGACAAAACAGCTTCTGTGCCGCCTCCGGAAACGCCTGAAGAATCAGATACCGTTGTGCGCGAAGCGATGAAAGAAATGAAGATCGTCGAGAATTTCGACAAACACTTGGGCTGCCGCTTCTGCCTGCATCGCTGCGATTCACAAATTTTCGATACTGCTGTGCCGGTAGCTGACGATCCACAATTCCGTCAAGTCTTCAACAGATATGTACTTTCTACAATCAAAGATCTCACACAACTTGTTCAATTCCGGCCAAAGATAATTAGCGAAATCCAGCGTGTAATTGGTGGTCGTGCCAGATCCGGTAATTTGCCCGGCATAACCTGGTGCGTACTTACACAAGCCTCGGAGCGATACTTCGAACGCAAGGGCGAGGAAAATTATTGGTACTACGATCAAGTACGTGAACAACACATGCGCTGGTTGAATTTATTAAGACCGGCATTCCAGCCAACAGAAGTTAACCGCCGCATTGACATGAGTGTGCTTCGCCAGTGGCGAGAAGATTTCCTTGAACTGCACAAACGCGATCAAGGTCCGCTGCCCACTTGCGGCCCCTGTACATCGAAATGTCTCTATCGTTTTGAAGTTAACGAAGTTGTCCGAGATCCCAAAATCAAATACGACTTCAACACTTCAATTAACCGCAAAGACACCTCAGCATCGGACGCAGCGGCGTGGTTCTGCCGCCTGCTTTCCGAGCGTCTTGTCGGTCAATTAGATGTAGATCTGGCATTCTGCCTGGCAGTGCATTTAATCAAAGAACAACAACTCTCCACAGATGCGCAAATAGTTCTCTTGCATAAAGTCCGCCAGGCTCTTGAGGGTTTCCTCAACGAAGGCGAAGAAGAAATGCAAGAACCGCAACAAGAATAAAATCGAAGAAAGGACAATCAATGAAAGCAGCAAGTCTTGCGGCAATTGCTCTAGTGCTTGGTTCGAGCTTGGCATGTTATGCCGAGACGCCACAACAAGTTTGGGATCGGCTGAAAGAAGGCAACAAACGCTATCTTGGCGGCAAAAGTATTCATCCGCGTTTTGATGCTGCTAAACGACAACAAACAGCTCTTAATGGTCAAAAACCAATTGCTACCATTTTAGGATGCGCCGATGCACGCGTGCCTCCAGAAGTAGTTTTCGACCAAGGTTTTGGAGACCTGTTTGTCGTCAGAGTTGCCGGCAATGTCTGTGCAATAGCTGAATTAGCCTCGATTGAATATGGCGTCAAATACGTAAAAACGCCTCTAGTTGTTGTTTTAGGACATACGCAATGTGGTGCTGTAGATGGTGCAGTAAGGGGAGCAGAATTGAAGGGAAGCTTACCGAAACTGATGGCTCTGATAACACCGACAACCGACAAAACCAAAAAGAATCATCCGGAACTAAAAGGCAAAGACCTTCTCAACGCCGCAATCGAAGACAATGTGCGTAACTCCATTTCCGAGATCAAGAAAAACAGCCCAGGATTGACAGACTTGGTCAAGCAAAAGAAACTGCTAATCGTCGGCGGCATCCGCAACATTGAAAATGGCACAATACGCTGGTTGGATGCAAAGCAGTAGTTACTGCAAAACTGATACTGGTCGCACGCGAGACATCATAGGAGTTCCAGCATAAGCGCTATCAGCCGGCGGCGGGAACATGTCCGCCATTGCATTCATTACATTCGGCGAAATCACGAGAGTAAAGTCTGTATAAGAGCGCGATTCCGGATTGACGACGGTCGGCCATTTCTCCATTTGCGGAAGAACTTTTCTCAGTTCGTTGGTATTTTCCTGGCTGGCACGCGAGCTGTGCGCAATTATCTCTTCGTGACGGCACTCTATTTCATCGACACGCCATTTATACCGGACCTTGTATCCGGCTTCAGTCAACTTTGTCTCAAAATAGTCAGCCACCTTCTCGCAGCCACGCGGATAACGAATAGAAACACGAATTGGTTTATTGGTGACAACTTCTGCCGGACTTGTCTCTGTTGCAAGAGCTTGCTCGTTGGTACCTACTAATCTATCTATAGCAATGCGACTGGCTTTCATATCCGGCAACCAATAGCTAATACCGCCAATCATGGCGCCTTCACCGGGCAATGTAGCAGTGACAATTTGATGCGGTTCAATTTCTCTGCCGAAAGAAAGCAGGCGAGCCATTTGATCGAGTGAAAGATCCGTAGATACAAATTCATTGGCTAATCCCATTAGCTCAGGCAGGCGCAATAGTACTTGCGGCTCTTTAAGTTTGTGTGCCACTTGTCTCAAAAACCACTGCTGGCGCTCCATGCGTCCGATATCACCACGAGGATCATGACGAAAACGCACATACTCTTCCATTTCTACCGGGCTGAGGGTATGCAATCCGGGCTTCAAATCCACATTGAGTTTGGCTGTGTGATCGACATAGTGCATTTCCTTTTCAACCAGCACTTCGCATGGTCCCAAGAATTCGCAGACCTTTTTCAAGCCAACAGTATCGATGACCACATAGTGATCAATATTGACGTCGAAGTTTTGGCTGACTGCTTCCATGGCAAGCGTCGGTCCACCCAAGGCATGCGCCGAGTTTATTTTGCTGAAGCCATGTCCTCTTGGAATAATCACACGACTATCTCTAGGGATACTGATAAGTCCGACTTGTTTAGTAGCGGGGTCAATGCTTGCCAGCATCATCGTGTCTGAACGAGTGCCGACATATCTTTGGGAATTAGGACCATTTGAATCAACACCCATAAGCAGAATGACCATCCGCTTGTCAAGACTGGGCAAAATTGGAATGGAGGGAGGCGCGGGCTTAGCCGCAAGCGCTTCTTTGATTGGTATGGGAAGATGAGGAAGAGCTGCGCGAGCATGACTGGACAGATTGAAGAGCAAAGCGCCCGTCAAGATGCCCATCAGCACTGCCATTAGTGCTTGCCAGAGGAAAAATGGAGGCGAAGTAGGATCGCTGACTCTCAAATTACACCTGCGTCATAAAATTAGTCTCCATGTCAATCTTATCCCCCGGACATGACTGAACTACCCCTTCCGGGTTAAGATTTAAACGACAATTTACCTGGTTAATACGTTGTAAAAGAGGTGCATTACCGTGCTGTTATTTCTAGACACTGCCAACATCAACGAAATCAAAGAAATCAACCAATGGGGTTGCTTGAACGGCATTACCACCAACCCATCGCTCGTCGTCAAAGAGGGCGGAGACTTCAAGAGTCTTGTAAAAGAAATCTGCTCGATAGTCAAAGGTCCAGTATCTGCCGAAGTTGTTTCAACAGACACTGAGGGCATGGTCAAAGAAGGACGTGATATTGCCACCTGGGCCGAAAATGTCATGGTCAAATGCCCTTTAACTCCTGCTGGTTTGGCTGCCACAAGCATCCTCAACAACGAAGGCATAAAGGTAAACGTCACACTTTGCTTTTCAGTCAACCAAGCAATTTTGGCAGCCCGCGCCGGTGCCACATTTGTCAGCCCATTCTTGGGCAGACTGGATGACATCAACGAAGACGGCATCAGACTAATTGAGGACATCGTGGAAGTCTTCCGCATTCACGACCTGAAGACAAAAGTTTTGGCAGCCAGTATTCGCCACCCTGTGCACATCACTAAAGTAGCCCTGGCTGGTGCTGATATTGCCACAATGCCTTACAAGGTCTTCAAGCAACTAGTTCATCACCCGCTAACAGACACCGGCTTGCAGCTATTCCTCAACGACTGGAACAAGGCTAAAGTAGCCGTTTCGTCAAAGTAGTAATGCAACGTGTCTAGAGAGCGTGCTGCTCAAGTAGTTAAAACAAACGGCCCGAGTGGGTTTATCGAACTACCTGGGCAAATGCTTGTTGTCGACTACGGCAAAATCTACCACAACGGTCAGCCTGTGGGGTTTCTGCATGAAAATGGTCTGGTCTGGTCCGAGTCGCCTATAGTCGGCTCATTTGAAGGACTTCAACCAATTGAAACCATTCCTGGTGCAAAGTTCCGTGGCATAGACCAGAATGGTTTTGAACTTGAATTGCCTGGAGAGAACAAGGGACCGACAGGCACTCTCGTATACAACAACATACATCTGGCGGCAATCAACGGGCGGCTAGCAACTTCAGACCACCAGTTAATCGGCGAAATAGATGACGCCGGCTGCATTTACTTGCGCGACAAAGAAAAAAAAGAAGTACGGCGTAAACTGGACGAAAACAGCCAACTATCAACAATTGGTCAAGGTATCGATAGCAAAGGACAAAAGTGGCAAGTTGAAATAACTCGTCCGCTTTATCGCAAAGACAAACCCTATTTTGAAAACGAAATCATTCGCTATTTCGAAGACTTCGACAAACTGACGGCCCCGCAGAAAAAATATGTCAAAGACACAATGAAGTTCTGGGCGGTGTCAGGACTATTGCAAATCGTCCGCAAATCAGAAGGCACTGCAGCATTAGGCAATGTCAAACACGGAACTGCAGGTGTTAC
The Candidatus Obscuribacterales bacterium DNA segment above includes these coding regions:
- a CDS encoding LCP family protein; translation: MRVSDPTSPPFFLWQALMAVLMGILTGALLFNLSSHARAALPHLPIPIKEALAAKPAPPSIPILPSLDKRMVILLMGVDSNGPNSQRYVGTRSDTMMLASIDPATKQVGLISIPRDSRVIIPRGHGFSKINSAHALGGPTLAMEAVSQNFDVNIDHYVVIDTVGLKKVCEFLGPCEVLVEKEMHYVDHTAKLNVDLKPGLHTLSPVEMEEYVRFRHDPRGDIGRMERQQWFLRQVAHKLKEPQVLLRLPELMGLANEFVSTDLSLDQMARLLSFGREIEPHQIVTATLPGEGAMIGGISYWLPDMKASRIAIDRLVGTNEQALATETSPAEVVTNKPIRVSIRYPRGCEKVADYFETKLTEAGYKVRYKWRVDEIECRHEEIIAHSSRASQENTNELRKVLPQMEKWPTVVNPESRSYTDFTLVISPNVMNAMADMFPPPADSAYAGTPMMSRVRPVSVLQ
- a CDS encoding DUF87 domain-containing protein, encoding MESTGGNRNIWEERIAELRRYDLDILETEPPNPMEVQSWPIPGLTFVRIDGILRSWDIEREKQQQNQNNQPKNDPNQLPQRMYLMEDALAGLHSQKSNLGFLILGSKTGVNYYMGMSVPTSGETSNGEDAAQISYTTVKSILHSVYNGVDIYKEPFSSDQIKQMITPLTAHVGITTGIPALKSTTGDTMESEQIERIANGLQGHEFGILVLAFPIPSQYISKEEFTVVDQIQRAQESEDPEKKKKIKYYLELQDAYLKHLQLGTAIGSWQTGVYFFAPDRSVFVRLQSLIRATYVDETSRPTPLRTHEFSGLKPHSEQFGLLSNTRSGENVSQLLGYRFVTPLNSRMLSAYIHLPKREMPGFRVRRSAEFSLAEVPPKNPERVIAVGNILDRGVDTGNLYNVDVDALQKHTIVCGVTGGGKTNTCFYLLNQLWRYKVPFMVIEPAKSEYRHMMLMSETFKGVGQAFSLGDETVSPFRLNPFEIMKGVKVQTHLDALKSVFNASFEMYAPMPQVLEKALNAIYNVRGWDLVQNCNRRLPPGVNPGDPDCPPEIYPTMKDLFEIIDPITESFGYSERIGPDVQAALKARIGSLLIGGKGQMLNTRRSIPPEILFGRPTVVELKMVSEDSEKSFLMGMLLVFLYEYRESLGPHDNLQHVMLVEEAHRLLKNIPTGQSSESANPAGKAVEFFTNMLAEIRSYGQGFIIADQIPNKLAPEALKNTNLKIMHRIVATDDRDSMGGAMNLDDIQKRHVTALGTGRAIVYAERMEQPYHLAIMYDKTASVPPPETPEESDTVVREAMKEMKIVENFDKHLGCRFCLHRCDSQIFDTAVPVADDPQFRQVFNRYVLSTIKDLTQLVQFRPKIISEIQRVIGGRARSGNLPGITWCVLTQASERYFERKGEENYWYYDQVREQHMRWLNLLRPAFQPTEVNRRIDMSVLRQWREDFLELHKRDQGPLPTCGPCTSKCLYRFEVNEVVRDPKIKYDFNTSINRKDTSASDAAAWFCRLLSERLVGQLDVDLAFCLAVHLIKEQQLSTDAQIVLLHKVRQALEGFLNEGEEEMQEPQQE
- the fsa gene encoding fructose-6-phosphate aldolase; this encodes MLLFLDTANINEIKEINQWGCLNGITTNPSLVVKEGGDFKSLVKEICSIVKGPVSAEVVSTDTEGMVKEGRDIATWAENVMVKCPLTPAGLAATSILNNEGIKVNVTLCFSVNQAILAARAGATFVSPFLGRLDDINEDGIRLIEDIVEVFRIHDLKTKVLAASIRHPVHITKVALAGADIATMPYKVFKQLVHHPLTDTGLQLFLNDWNKAKVAVSSK
- a CDS encoding carbonic anhydrase, whose product is MKAASLAAIALVLGSSLACYAETPQQVWDRLKEGNKRYLGGKSIHPRFDAAKRQQTALNGQKPIATILGCADARVPPEVVFDQGFGDLFVVRVAGNVCAIAELASIEYGVKYVKTPLVVVLGHTQCGAVDGAVRGAELKGSLPKLMALITPTTDKTKKNHPELKGKDLLNAAIEDNVRNSISEIKKNSPGLTDLVKQKKLLIVGGIRNIENGTIRWLDAKQ